One Triticum dicoccoides isolate Atlit2015 ecotype Zavitan chromosome 5B, WEW_v2.0, whole genome shotgun sequence genomic window carries:
- the LOC119308053 gene encoding uncharacterized protein LOC119308053, producing the protein MLHQENSEVYVRHHSEQLACGNLRGTDDGRSNFLPGKYHIATEWNTTACLVNTTSAVKEVTVDHYKRPASSGFPDMLDCKRMKQEEQTVSEKDNAADADINVPEYGSYKTWERISDPPAYGSEESEDEGVDPPVNFSLAQTYVEDYLRSASYYQREDIYSSVSLCPTRKTVPIGPNYQAELPECASGNCRSSVDGNADVSSSSHICDIKEAGSDKWIRNSVIPMPGSVELSSVLKPVCCKTDCSCVDEGSIACVRKHVKEARERLMSALDLNTFKELGFFDMGEEVALKWTEDEEHLFQDVVSLNPASLGRNFWDELLLAFPLKTNKELVSYYFNVYMLRKRAEQNRFDPMNVDSDNDEWEGRDDDEFAVTERAGEDLLLESLTDQDDGACNQVPLQGNMHEESGEEDEFDCSSGDRQENCCVEGNVMVSLVDVNQGATIFDADAQDDSCTSFEAPHVCTTDGTPTDIAGDHYRDVGFGSVADHGYFGGHCDPKTWDIGFSSVWEKDEFLSTNNVIEEVFGKDSCENGNDSSTAQGIM; encoded by the exons ATGTTGCATCAAGAAAATAGTGAGGTTTATGTGAGGCACCACTCTGAGCAGCTTGCATGTGGCAATCTGAGGGGAACCGATGATGGGCGCTCAAACTTCCTTCCTGGGAAATACCATATTGCAACAG AATGGAATACCACAGCTTGTCTAGTTAATACTACCAGTGCTGTTAAAGAAGTGACAGTCGATCATTATAAGAGACCTGCCTCTAGTGGTTTCCCAGACATGTTGGACTGCAAACGGATGAAGCAGGAAGAGCAAA CTGTATCTGAGAAAGATAATGCAGCAGATGCTGACATAAATGTTCCAGAGTATGGATCATACAAGACATGGGAGAGAATCTCCGATCCACCAGCGTACGGTAGTGAGGAAAGTGAGGATGAAGGTGTAGATCCACCCGTTAATTTTTCACTAGCCCAAACTTATGTTGAAGATTACCTGCGATCTGCAAGTTATTATCAAAGGGAAGACATTTACTCGTCTGTTAGCCTTTGCCCTACAAGGAAAACTGTTCCAATTGGGCCAAATTATCAGGCTGAGTTGCCAGAGTGTGCATCTGGTAATTGTAGGAGCTCAGTTGATGGTAATGCTGATGTGTCATCATCTTCTCACATATGTGATATAAAGGAAGCCGGGAGTGACAAGTGGATTAGGAACTCTGTTATTCCAATGCCTGGTTCTGTTGAGTTATCTTCAGTGCTGAAACCTGTTTGCTGTAAGACAGATTGCAGTTGTGTTGATGAAGGTTCGATTGCGTGCGTGAGGAAGCATGTGAAGGAAGCAAGAGAAAGACTAATGAGTGCCCTTGATCTGAACACCTTCAAAGAGTTAGGATTCTTTGACATGGGAGAGGAGGTGGCCTTGAAATGGACTGAAGATGAAGAGCATTTGTTCCAGGATGTGGTATCATTAAACCCTGCCTCTCTTGGAAGGAACTTCTGGGATGAACTTCTGCTTGCCTTCCCATTGAAGACTAACAAAGAGTTAGTGAGCTACTATTTCAATGTCTACATGTTGAGGAAGAGGGCTGAGCAGAATAGGTTTGATCCAATGAATGTTGACAGTGATAATGATGAATGGGAGGGAAGAGATGATGACGAATTTGCTGTGACAGAAAGGGCTGGTGAGGATTTGCTGCTCGAGTCTCTTACTGATCAAGATGATGGTGCATGCAATCAAGTTCCCCTCCAAGGAAATATGCATGAAGAGTCTGGTGAGGAGGATGAGTTTGACTGTTCTAGTGGTGACAGGCAAGAAAATTGCTGCGTGGAGGGGAATGTCATGGTGTCCCTTGTGGACGTTAACCAGGGGGCAACCATTTTTGACGCAGATGCTCAAGACGACTCGTGCACATCATTTGAGGCTCCGCATGTTTGTACCACGGATGGCACACCCACTGATATTGCTGGAGACCACTACCGGGATGTTGGCTTTGGTAGCGTTGCAGATCATGGATACTTTGGTGGCCATTGCGACCCGAAAACATGGGATATTGGTTTCAGTAGCGTTTGGGAGAAAGATGAATTTCTTTCGACAAACAATGTGATAGAAGAGGTGTTTGGAAAGGATTCTTGTGAAAATGGAAATGACTCTTCTACTGCCCAGGGCATCATGTAA